The Myotis daubentonii chromosome 9, mMyoDau2.1, whole genome shotgun sequence genome has a segment encoding these proteins:
- the RIC8A gene encoding synembryn-A isoform X2, with protein MEPRAVADALETGEEDVVMEALRAYNRENSQSFTFDAAQQEDRQRLAELLVSVLEQDLPPSRRVTWLQSIRILSRDRSCLDAFTSRQSLQALACYAGVAEGAAPGPLDMGVVLESLKCLCNLVLSSPQAQALAAEARLVVRLAQRVGLHGESSFPHEVQLFDLRLLFLLTALRPEVRQQLFQELRGVPLLTEALQLTLGVARGQSPPDRLPPQQTERAMEVLKVLFNITFDSVRREVDEDDAALYRRLGTLLRHCVMVAAAGDRTEEFHGHAVNLLGNLPVKCLDVLLALEPRKGSLEFLGVNMDVMGALLSFLEKRLHQVLPPLRDVKTRPEVGELLRNRLVRLMTHLDTDVKRVAEEFLFVLCSESVPRFIKYTGYGNAAGLLAARGLMAGGRPEGQYSEDEDTDTEEYKEAKASINPVTGRVEEKPPNPMEGMTEEQKEHEAMKLVNMFDRLSRHRVIQPMGVSPRGQLTSLQDAVCESMEGQLSSDADSDPD; from the exons ATGGAGCCCCGAGCGGTTGCGGATGCCCTGGAGACCGGGGAGGAGGACGTGGTCATGGAGGCTCTGCGCGCGTACAACCGCGAG AACTCGCAGAGCTTCACGTTCGATGCTGCCCAACAGGAGGACAGGCAG AGACTGGCGGAGCTGCTGGTTTCGGTTCTGGAGCAGGACTTGCCCCCCTCCCGCCGGGTCACCTGGCTGCAGAGCATCCGCATCCTGTCCAGGGACCGCAGCTGCCTGGATGCCTTCACCAGCCGCCAGAGCCTGCAGGCCCTTGCGTGCTACGCCGGCGTCGCCGAGGGGGCGGCCCCTGGGCCCCTGGACATGGGCGTGGTACTCGAATCCCTCAAGTGCCTGTGCAACCTGGTGCTCAgcagcccccaggcccaggcGCTGGCAGCAGAGGCCCGCCTGGTGGTGAGGCTCGCCCAGCGCGTGGGGCTGCACGGGGAGAGCAGCTTCCCCCACGAGGTCCAGCTCTTTGACCTGCGCCTCCTGTTCCTGCTCACGGCACTCCGCCCCGAGGTGCGCCAGCAGCTGTTCCAGGAGCTGCGGGGCGTGCCCCTGCTCACCGAGGCCTTGCAGCTGACGCTGGGCGTGGCCCGGGGCCAGAGCCCCCCGGAtcgcctccctccccagcagacGGAGCGGGCCATGGAGGTCCTCAAGGTGCTCTTCAACATCACCTTCGACTCCGTCAGGAGGGAAGTGGACGAG GACGACGCTGCCCTTTACCGGCGCCTGGGGACCCTGCTTCGGCACTGCGTGATGGTGGCCGCTGCTGGGGACCGCACGGAGGAGTTCCACGG CCACGCAGTGAACCTCCTGGGGAACCTGCCCGTCAAGTGTCTGGACGTCCTGCTGGCCCTGGAGCCGCGCAAAGGCTCCCTGGAGTTCCTGGGCGTGAACATGGACGTGATGGGCGCCCTCCTCAGCTTCCTGGAGAAGCGCCTGCACCAG GTGCTGCCCCCGCTGAGGGACGTGAAGACCCGGCCCGAGGTGGGGGAGCTGCTGCGGAACAGGCTGGTGCGCCTCATGACGCACCTGGACACCGACGTGAAGCGGGTGGCCGAGGAGTTCCTGTTCGTCCTGTGCTCGGAGAGCG TGCCCCGCTTCATCAAGTACACGGGCTACGGGAACGCCGCCGGCCTCCTGGCTGCCCGGGGCCTCATGGCAGGGGGCCGGCCTGAGGGCCAGTACTCAGAGGACGAGGACACGGACACGGAGGAGTACAAGGAGGCCAAGGCCAG CATCAACCCGGTGACCGGGAGGGTGGAGGAGAAGCCGCCCAACCCCATGGAGGGCATGACGGAGGAGCAGAAGGAGCACGAGGCCATGAAGCTGGTGAACATGTTCGACCGGCTCTCCAG GCACCGCGTCATCCAGCCCATGGGGGTGAGTCCCCGAGGCCAGCTCACCTCCCTGCAGGACGCCGTGTGCGAGAGCATGGAGGGCCAGCTCTCCTCCGACGCAGACTCGGACCCCGACTGA
- the RIC8A gene encoding synembryn-A isoform X1, translating into MEPRAVADALETGEEDVVMEALRAYNRENSQSFTFDAAQQEDRQRLAELLVSVLEQDLPPSRRVTWLQSIRILSRDRSCLDAFTSRQSLQALACYAGVAEGAAPGPLDMGVVLESLKCLCNLVLSSPQAQALAAEARLVVRLAQRVGLHGESSFPHEVQLFDLRLLFLLTALRPEVRQQLFQELRGVPLLTEALQLTLGVARGQSPPDRLPPQQTERAMEVLKVLFNITFDSVRREVDEDDAALYRRLGTLLRHCVMVAAAGDRTEEFHGHAVNLLGNLPVKCLDVLLALEPRKGSLEFLGVNMDVMGALLSFLEKRLHQTHRLKEGVAPVLSVLTECARLHRPARKFLKSQVLPPLRDVKTRPEVGELLRNRLVRLMTHLDTDVKRVAEEFLFVLCSESVPRFIKYTGYGNAAGLLAARGLMAGGRPEGQYSEDEDTDTEEYKEAKASINPVTGRVEEKPPNPMEGMTEEQKEHEAMKLVNMFDRLSRHRVIQPMGVSPRGQLTSLQDAVCESMEGQLSSDADSDPD; encoded by the exons ATGGAGCCCCGAGCGGTTGCGGATGCCCTGGAGACCGGGGAGGAGGACGTGGTCATGGAGGCTCTGCGCGCGTACAACCGCGAG AACTCGCAGAGCTTCACGTTCGATGCTGCCCAACAGGAGGACAGGCAG AGACTGGCGGAGCTGCTGGTTTCGGTTCTGGAGCAGGACTTGCCCCCCTCCCGCCGGGTCACCTGGCTGCAGAGCATCCGCATCCTGTCCAGGGACCGCAGCTGCCTGGATGCCTTCACCAGCCGCCAGAGCCTGCAGGCCCTTGCGTGCTACGCCGGCGTCGCCGAGGGGGCGGCCCCTGGGCCCCTGGACATGGGCGTGGTACTCGAATCCCTCAAGTGCCTGTGCAACCTGGTGCTCAgcagcccccaggcccaggcGCTGGCAGCAGAGGCCCGCCTGGTGGTGAGGCTCGCCCAGCGCGTGGGGCTGCACGGGGAGAGCAGCTTCCCCCACGAGGTCCAGCTCTTTGACCTGCGCCTCCTGTTCCTGCTCACGGCACTCCGCCCCGAGGTGCGCCAGCAGCTGTTCCAGGAGCTGCGGGGCGTGCCCCTGCTCACCGAGGCCTTGCAGCTGACGCTGGGCGTGGCCCGGGGCCAGAGCCCCCCGGAtcgcctccctccccagcagacGGAGCGGGCCATGGAGGTCCTCAAGGTGCTCTTCAACATCACCTTCGACTCCGTCAGGAGGGAAGTGGACGAG GACGACGCTGCCCTTTACCGGCGCCTGGGGACCCTGCTTCGGCACTGCGTGATGGTGGCCGCTGCTGGGGACCGCACGGAGGAGTTCCACGG CCACGCAGTGAACCTCCTGGGGAACCTGCCCGTCAAGTGTCTGGACGTCCTGCTGGCCCTGGAGCCGCGCAAAGGCTCCCTGGAGTTCCTGGGCGTGAACATGGACGTGATGGGCGCCCTCCTCAGCTTCCTGGAGAAGCGCCTGCACCAG ACGCACCGGCTGAAGGAGGGCGTGGCCCCCGTGCTGAGCGTGCTGACCGAGTGCGCCCGCCTGCACCGCCCCGCCCGCAAGTTCCTAAAGTCCCAG GTGCTGCCCCCGCTGAGGGACGTGAAGACCCGGCCCGAGGTGGGGGAGCTGCTGCGGAACAGGCTGGTGCGCCTCATGACGCACCTGGACACCGACGTGAAGCGGGTGGCCGAGGAGTTCCTGTTCGTCCTGTGCTCGGAGAGCG TGCCCCGCTTCATCAAGTACACGGGCTACGGGAACGCCGCCGGCCTCCTGGCTGCCCGGGGCCTCATGGCAGGGGGCCGGCCTGAGGGCCAGTACTCAGAGGACGAGGACACGGACACGGAGGAGTACAAGGAGGCCAAGGCCAG CATCAACCCGGTGACCGGGAGGGTGGAGGAGAAGCCGCCCAACCCCATGGAGGGCATGACGGAGGAGCAGAAGGAGCACGAGGCCATGAAGCTGGTGAACATGTTCGACCGGCTCTCCAG GCACCGCGTCATCCAGCCCATGGGGGTGAGTCCCCGAGGCCAGCTCACCTCCCTGCAGGACGCCGTGTGCGAGAGCATGGAGGGCCAGCTCTCCTCCGACGCAGACTCGGACCCCGACTGA